The following proteins are encoded in a genomic region of Thermoanaerobaculia bacterium:
- a CDS encoding ATP-binding protein, which yields MKLSSRFSLLFGILALGVAVLLVLFWDALLDRASRERAIRRLQAEDTLLAALAEPVFGDPAAVDRLVRSAGDELGARVTAIDATGRVISDSQVDPRDVPRMENHLHRPEVLEAAGAGAGSSRRFSATLDRNFVYLAERIPKSGVIRGYLRVAFPIDELAAQESETLWAGRAAIAASCLALFLVGHVASRRFAAPLRRVTDATLAVARGDLKRDPPDEDDPDAAALSDAVRRMKNSLLASLAAAESERRLTAAVFDRLPSGLVVVDGKREILQANAAFSRMLDVLDPAGRPLVDIVREPAVIALVDRALAAKAEQSIVWKRPGDTTWEVSVLPLEKSTRGRAVAIFRDVTPLARTESMRRRFVADVSHELRTPISSIAAAAETLSESAPDREESTQLTALIARQATRMRDLIEDLTDLSRIESGAIELSPERVPLLPLVREVADDLAPRAAARAVTIDVDGDDELAVSGDRRRLLQIVFNLLDNAVKFSPDGERVDASVSGEDGRVVLRIEDRGPGVPLSEREKIFQRFYQVDPSRSKAKPGTGLGLAIVKHLAVLHDATVSVGGEAGRGASFRVSFPAFDARRS from the coding sequence TTGAAGCTCTCCTCCCGCTTCTCCCTTCTCTTCGGCATCCTGGCGCTCGGCGTCGCGGTCCTCCTCGTGCTCTTCTGGGACGCCCTCCTCGACCGGGCGTCGCGCGAGCGCGCGATCCGCCGGCTCCAGGCCGAAGACACGCTCCTCGCCGCGCTCGCGGAGCCCGTGTTCGGCGACCCGGCGGCGGTCGACCGGCTCGTGCGTTCCGCCGGAGACGAGCTCGGGGCGCGGGTGACCGCGATCGACGCGACGGGCCGGGTGATTTCCGACAGCCAGGTCGACCCTCGCGACGTCCCCCGGATGGAGAACCATCTCCATCGTCCGGAGGTGCTGGAAGCCGCCGGGGCGGGAGCGGGATCCTCCCGGCGCTTTTCGGCGACGCTCGACCGCAACTTCGTCTATCTCGCCGAACGGATTCCGAAGAGCGGCGTGATCCGGGGATATCTGCGGGTCGCCTTTCCCATCGACGAGCTCGCGGCGCAGGAATCGGAGACTCTCTGGGCGGGGAGGGCGGCGATCGCCGCTTCCTGCCTCGCGCTCTTCCTGGTGGGCCACGTCGCGTCCCGACGCTTCGCGGCGCCGCTCCGCCGCGTGACCGACGCGACTCTCGCGGTCGCGCGCGGGGATCTGAAGCGCGATCCTCCCGACGAGGACGACCCCGACGCCGCCGCGCTCTCCGACGCCGTCCGGCGAATGAAGAACTCGCTCCTGGCGTCGCTCGCCGCGGCCGAATCGGAGAGGCGGCTGACCGCCGCCGTGTTCGACCGGCTGCCGTCCGGGCTCGTCGTCGTCGACGGGAAGCGCGAGATCCTGCAGGCGAACGCCGCCTTCTCGCGGATGCTCGACGTGCTCGATCCCGCCGGGAGGCCCCTGGTCGACATCGTCCGGGAGCCCGCGGTCATCGCGCTCGTCGACCGCGCCCTCGCCGCGAAAGCGGAACAGTCGATCGTCTGGAAGCGCCCGGGCGACACGACCTGGGAGGTCTCGGTCCTGCCGCTCGAGAAGAGCACGCGCGGACGCGCCGTCGCGATCTTCCGGGACGTGACGCCCCTCGCCCGGACGGAGTCGATGCGCCGCCGCTTCGTCGCGGACGTTTCGCACGAGCTCCGGACGCCGATTTCGTCGATCGCGGCCGCCGCCGAGACCCTCTCGGAAAGCGCGCCCGACCGCGAGGAGTCCACCCAGCTCACCGCCCTGATCGCCCGGCAGGCGACGCGAATGCGCGACCTGATCGAAGACCTGACGGATCTCTCGCGGATCGAGTCCGGGGCGATCGAGCTCTCGCCCGAGCGCGTTCCCCTCCTTCCCCTCGTGCGGGAGGTCGCCGACGATCTCGCGCCGCGGGCGGCCGCCCGGGCGGTGACGATCGACGTCGACGGAGACGACGAGCTCGCCGTCTCCGGCGACCGGCGGCGCCTCCTCCAGATCGTCTTCAACCTTCTCGACAACGCCGTGAAGTTCTCTCCGGACGGGGAGCGCGTCGACGCGTCGGTTTCCGGGGAGGACGGGCGCGTCGTCCTCCGGATCGAGGACCGCGGACCCGGGGTCCCGCTCTCGGAACGGGAGAAGATCTTCCAGCGGTTCTACCAGGTCGACCCCTCGCGCTCGAAGGCGAAGCCGGGCACCGGCCTCGGCCTGGCGATCGTCAAGCACCTGGCCGTCCTCCACGACGCGACGGTGTCCGTCGGAGGAGAGGCGGGGCGCGGGGCCTCGTTCCGGGTGTCCTTTCCGGCCTTCGACGCCCGGCGTTCGTGA